A single Glycine soja cultivar W05 chromosome 14, ASM419377v2, whole genome shotgun sequence DNA region contains:
- the LOC114383239 gene encoding putative cyclin-A3-1: protein MATSENNNARPQRVAKKRAAAAICELHRNAAKRKRVVLGDLTNVSSNYVAVTEKEIQKQKKVKREQPARPVSTPEKVEERHDPQLCGPYVSDIYEYLRGMEVDPSKRPLPDYVQKVQRDVNANMRGVLVDWLVEVAEEYKLVSDTLYFCVAYIDRFLSLNALSRQKLQLLGVASMLIASKYEEIKPPDVEDFCYITDNTYSKEEVVNMEADILKALKFELGGPTVKTFLRRFSRVAQEGVDTSDLQFEFLSCYLAELSLLDYNCIKFLPSLVAASVVFLARFMFSTKTHPWNLALHQLTRYKPADLKECVLNLHDLYLSRRGASLQAVREKYKQHKFKCVATTASPPKIPLSFFEFGGQILWQL from the exons ATGGCAACTTCGGAGAACAACAACGCGCGTCCCCAACGCGTGGCCAAGAAGAGAGCAGCAGCTGCAATATGCGAACTTCACCGCAACGCCGCCAAGAGGAAACGCGTCGTTTTGGGTGACCTCACTAACGTTTCATCAAACTACGTCgccgttacggaaaaagaaatTCAGAAACAGAAAAAGGTTAAACGCGAGCAACCGGCGCGGCCGGTTTCCACGCCGGAGAAGGTAGAGGAAAGACACGACCCTCAACTCTGTGGGCCCTACGTTTCGGATATATACGAATACCTTCGCGGGATGGAG GTGGATCCTAGTAAGAGACCGTTGCCGGATTATGTTCAGAAAGTTCAGAGGGATGTGAATGCTAACATGCGTGGTGTTCTTGTGGATTGGTTGGTGGAAGTTGCAGAAGAATATAAACTTGTTTCGGACACGCTTTATTTTTGTGTTGCTTATATAGATAGGTTTTTGTCGTTGAATGCTTTGTCGAGGCAGAAGTTGCAATTGCTCGGGGTCGCTTCAATGCTCATTGCTTC GAAATACGAAGAGATTAAGCCGCCTGATGTGGAGGATTTTTGTTACATTACGGATAACACATACTCTAAGGAAGAG GTTGTGAACATGGAGGCTGATATATTGAAggctttgaagtttgaattgGGTGGTCCGACAGTGAAGACATTCTTgag GAGATTCTCCAGAGTTGCTCAAGAGGGTGTTGAT ACTTCTGATCTCCAGTTTGAGTTCCTTAGCTGCTACCTTGCTGAACTCAGTTTGTTGGATTATAATTGTATAAAGTTTTTGCCGTCTTTGGTGGCCGCATCGGTTGTATTCCTAGCGAGATTTATGTTTAGCACAAAGACACATCCTTGG AATTTGGCGCTCCATCAACTCACAAGATATAAACCTGCTGACTTGAAGGAATGTGTTCTCAACTTACATGACTTGTACCTCAGTAGGAGAGGGGCCTCCTTGCAAGCTGTGAGAGAGAAATACAAACAGCATAAG TTCAAATGTGTGGCAACAACAGCTTCTCCTCCCAAGatacctctttctttttttgaatttgGGGGGCAGATTCTTTGGCAATTGTAA